One part of the Spiribacter salinus M19-40 genome encodes these proteins:
- a CDS encoding universal stress protein encodes MIRDILLYLSDDGHALEHAKASAALAEGLSARLTGLAVAEPLAAHAEYLPPEALDRYREAWKTRNARLAAAFKEGVDSRAISTEWRAVEDLRIDRNTLDVIALQARYADLLIVGQMDPDRPADLVPGDLPGQAAVLAGRPVLAWPYAWQRRPVGRRVIIGWNGSRESARAVSDALPLLRQAEAVQVVVGSQQGSQGRHGDVPGADIAAHLARHAVPVEANDQTRSDIPVADALLSAAADFDADLLVMGAYGRSRLRELVLGGTTRRVLSEMTLPVLLAH; translated from the coding sequence ATGATTCGCGACATCCTGCTCTACCTCAGTGATGACGGCCACGCGCTCGAGCACGCCAAAGCGAGCGCAGCGCTGGCTGAGGGGCTGTCCGCGCGCTTAACCGGGCTGGCCGTGGCCGAGCCGCTCGCGGCGCATGCCGAGTATCTTCCCCCGGAGGCGCTTGATCGTTATCGGGAGGCCTGGAAAACCCGCAATGCCCGGCTGGCGGCGGCCTTTAAAGAGGGCGTCGACTCGCGGGCGATCAGCACCGAGTGGCGAGCCGTGGAGGATTTGCGCATCGATCGCAACACGCTGGATGTGATCGCGTTGCAGGCACGTTACGCCGATCTGCTGATCGTCGGGCAGATGGACCCCGATCGGCCTGCGGATCTGGTGCCCGGTGATCTGCCTGGTCAGGCCGCCGTCCTGGCGGGCCGGCCCGTGCTCGCATGGCCGTATGCCTGGCAACGTCGGCCTGTCGGCCGTCGGGTCATCATTGGCTGGAATGGCAGCCGCGAGAGTGCGCGGGCGGTGAGCGATGCCCTGCCGTTACTGCGTCAAGCCGAGGCGGTGCAGGTGGTGGTTGGCAGCCAGCAGGGATCGCAAGGACGACATGGGGATGTGCCGGGTGCCGATATTGCCGCGCATCTGGCGCGCCATGCGGTACCGGTCGAGGCCAATGATCAGACGAGGTCCGATATCCCGGTGGCGGACGCGCTGCTCTCGGCGGCCGCGGATTTTGATGCCGATCTTTTGGTGATGGGCGCCTACGGGCGCTCGCGGCTGCGGGAGCTGGTCCTGGGCGGGACCACACGGCGCGTTTTAAGTGAAATGACCCTACCGGTGTTACTGGCCCATTAA
- the folE gene encoding GTP cyclohydrolase I FolE, giving the protein MNPDLDHHFEEIIRGIGEDVTREGLAKTPYRAARAIEYLTQGYQQSLDDLVNDALFESDSDEMVIVRDIEFYSLCEHHVLPFIGRAQVGYIPNGKVIGLSKIARIIDMYARRLQIQEKLTRDVAEAIQEATGALGVAVQMDAKHLCMMMRGVNKQNSEMSSSVMLGAFRDSQSTRNEFLQLIRR; this is encoded by the coding sequence ATGAATCCCGACCTGGACCACCATTTTGAGGAAATCATTCGTGGCATCGGCGAAGACGTCACCCGCGAGGGACTGGCTAAAACCCCCTATCGCGCCGCCCGTGCCATCGAGTACCTGACCCAGGGTTATCAGCAGTCGCTTGATGATCTCGTCAATGATGCGTTGTTCGAATCCGACAGCGATGAGATGGTCATTGTTCGCGACATCGAGTTCTACTCGCTTTGCGAGCATCACGTCCTGCCTTTTATCGGCCGTGCCCAGGTGGGGTATATCCCCAACGGCAAGGTCATCGGGCTGTCGAAGATCGCGCGGATTATCGATATGTACGCCCGCCGGCTGCAGATCCAGGAAAAACTCACACGCGATGTGGCTGAGGCCATCCAGGAGGCCACCGGGGCCCTGGGCGTCGCGGTGCAGATGGATGCCAAGCACCTGTGCATGATGATGCGTGGGGTCAACAAGCAGAACTCCGAGATGAGCTCATCGGTCATGCTCGGCGCGTTCCGTGACTCCCAGTCCACGCGCAATGAATTTCTCCAGCTCATTCGCCGGTAA
- a CDS encoding glutathione S-transferase family protein translates to MGLLVDGVWHDDWYDTESTGGRFERPETVFRRWIEPDGDFPAVTGRYHLYISLACPWAHRTLIVRKLKGLEPHIGLSVVHPTMGSGGWHFDGGYPEATDEPLYGLAFMHELYQKADPHYTGRVTVPVLWDCERETIVSNESADLVRMLNRAFNALPGVDDTLDLYPGALASEIDALNERIYHAVNNGVYKSGFATAQAVYEREVTALFNALDELEARLGEHRYLTGEAITEADWRLFTTLVRFDAVYVGHFKCNLRRIDDYPHLRGYLRDLYQQPGIAETVSLDHIKRHYYTSHPMINPTGIIPAGPVLDLDAPHGRGA, encoded by the coding sequence ATGGGATTGTTGGTTGATGGCGTTTGGCATGACGACTGGTACGACACCGAGTCGACCGGTGGGCGCTTCGAGCGCCCGGAAACCGTTTTCCGGCGCTGGATCGAGCCCGATGGCGACTTCCCTGCGGTCACGGGCCGCTACCATCTCTACATCTCCCTGGCCTGCCCGTGGGCCCACCGCACCCTCATCGTGCGCAAGCTCAAGGGCCTTGAGCCGCATATTGGCCTGTCGGTTGTGCACCCCACCATGGGCAGTGGCGGCTGGCATTTCGATGGCGGCTATCCCGAGGCGACTGACGAGCCGCTCTATGGGCTGGCGTTTATGCACGAGCTCTACCAGAAGGCGGACCCGCACTACACCGGCCGGGTCACCGTGCCGGTGCTCTGGGATTGCGAACGCGAGACCATCGTGAGTAACGAATCCGCTGATCTGGTGCGCATGCTAAACCGTGCCTTCAACGCGCTGCCGGGCGTGGATGATACGCTCGACCTGTATCCGGGCGCGCTCGCGAGTGAGATCGATGCACTCAACGAGCGGATCTATCACGCCGTGAACAACGGCGTTTATAAATCCGGGTTTGCGACGGCACAGGCCGTCTACGAGCGCGAGGTCACGGCGCTGTTCAACGCACTGGATGAGCTCGAGGCGCGCCTGGGCGAGCACCGGTATCTGACCGGTGAGGCCATCACCGAGGCGGACTGGCGGCTCTTTACCACGCTCGTGCGCTTTGATGCGGTGTATGTCGGGCATTTCAAGTGCAACCTGCGCCGCATTGATGACTACCCGCACTTGCGCGGTTACCTGCGCGATCTCTATCAGCAGCCGGGCATCGCCGAGACGGTGAGCCTGGATCACATCAAGCGCCACTACTACACCAGCCACCCCATGATTAACCCGACAGGCATCATTCCGGCGGGCCCTGTGCTGGACCTCGACGCGCCTCATGGAAGGGGCGCGTGA
- the wrbA gene encoding NAD(P)H:quinone oxidoreductase, producing MSKILVLYYSTWGHVETMAGAIAEGARRVDGTEVTIKRVPELMPDEVVASMGAKVDQAAPIATPDELADYDAIIFGTPTRFGNMAAQMRNFLDQTGGLWAAGKLIGKVGSVFASTGSQHGGQETTLTSFHTTLFHQGMVVVGVPYSCPELTTMEEITGGTPYGATTLADGDGSRQPSENELTIARFQGHHVADITAKLAG from the coding sequence ATGAGCAAAATTCTGGTTTTGTATTACAGCACCTGGGGCCACGTAGAGACGATGGCAGGCGCCATTGCCGAGGGGGCCCGCCGCGTGGATGGCACCGAAGTGACCATTAAGCGCGTGCCGGAGCTGATGCCCGACGAGGTCGTTGCCAGCATGGGCGCCAAGGTGGATCAGGCCGCACCCATCGCCACCCCGGATGAGCTGGCCGACTACGATGCCATTATCTTCGGCACCCCCACACGGTTCGGGAACATGGCCGCGCAGATGCGCAATTTTCTTGATCAGACCGGCGGTCTGTGGGCAGCCGGCAAGCTGATCGGCAAGGTGGGCAGTGTCTTTGCGAGCACCGGCAGTCAGCACGGCGGTCAGGAGACGACCCTCACCTCGTTTCACACCACCCTGTTCCATCAGGGCATGGTGGTAGTGGGTGTCCCCTATTCCTGCCCCGAGCTCACCACCATGGAAGAAATCACCGGTGGCACGCCGTATGGCGCCACCACCTTGGCTGATGGCGATGGCAGCCGTCAGCCGAGCGAGAACGAGCTCACGATTGCCCGCTTTCAGGGGCACCATGTGGCCGACATCACCGCAAAACTGGCGGGTTAG
- a CDS encoding efflux RND transporter periplasmic adaptor subunit has protein sequence MNLKSYLIAASIALVLGLWMLSGLFDGSDAPAQEAAESEPEARMDVRVTTLSSESVDRFLESQGDTQAERDVRVRAETEGRVIEVLAEEGDTVDAGDLILRLDLADREAQLAEAKARVAQRTADFQAARRLQGEGFQSEIAVNEAEAALETARAQLSSIEEDIANTRITAPVSGVVERRSVDEGDYLAVGDEVARLLDADPMIAVADIAQQDIGKVRLGTEAEIELATGDTLTGQVRYISGAAESGARTFRVEVAAPNPDGLPVGVSATVRIPQPSVEAVFLSPAWLSLEESGEVGVKVVNADDAVVFHAVDIVRADRDGVYVTGLPDAPRVITVGQGFVRNGERVNAVPRDEATPETDAEAARQAPMTSGGN, from the coding sequence ATGAACCTGAAGTCCTACCTTATTGCTGCGTCGATCGCCCTGGTGCTGGGCTTGTGGATGCTGAGTGGGCTGTTTGATGGCAGCGATGCGCCGGCCCAGGAAGCGGCCGAGTCCGAGCCGGAAGCGCGCATGGATGTGCGGGTAACGACGCTTTCGTCCGAATCGGTGGATCGTTTCCTCGAAAGCCAGGGTGACACGCAGGCCGAGCGCGATGTGCGCGTGCGTGCCGAGACGGAGGGCCGAGTGATCGAGGTGCTCGCCGAGGAGGGCGACACGGTAGACGCCGGGGATTTGATCCTGCGGCTCGACCTGGCCGATCGGGAGGCCCAATTGGCCGAGGCCAAGGCGCGCGTCGCCCAGCGCACCGCCGATTTCCAGGCGGCCCGGCGGCTTCAGGGCGAGGGTTTTCAGTCCGAGATTGCGGTCAATGAAGCGGAGGCCGCGCTGGAGACGGCCCGCGCCCAGCTCTCGAGCATCGAAGAGGACATTGCCAATACCCGGATCACCGCGCCGGTGAGCGGGGTGGTGGAGCGCCGTTCGGTAGACGAGGGCGATTATCTGGCCGTTGGCGATGAGGTGGCCCGATTGCTGGATGCCGATCCCATGATTGCCGTGGCCGACATCGCCCAGCAGGACATCGGCAAGGTTCGGCTGGGTACCGAGGCAGAGATCGAGTTGGCGACGGGCGACACGCTGACCGGTCAGGTCCGCTACATCAGCGGTGCGGCCGAGTCGGGTGCGCGCACCTTTCGGGTGGAAGTGGCCGCGCCAAATCCGGACGGCCTACCCGTGGGGGTGAGTGCCACAGTGCGCATTCCGCAGCCGTCGGTGGAGGCTGTTTTTCTGAGCCCGGCCTGGCTTTCTCTGGAGGAGTCCGGCGAGGTGGGCGTGAAAGTCGTGAACGCGGATGATGCGGTGGTGTTCCATGCCGTGGACATCGTCCGCGCGGATCGCGATGGGGTGTATGTCACCGGCCTGCCGGATGCGCCACGCGTGATCACCGTGGGGCAGGGCTTTGTGCGCAATGGCGAGCGCGTTAATGCCGTTCCGCGGGACGAGGCGACCCCTGAGACCGACGCCGAGGCCGCCCGCCAGGCGCCGATGACCTCCGGCGGGAATTAA
- the ribA gene encoding GTP cyclohydrolase II, producing MTSEPANPPELKATETGEARLPTQWGEFRIHGFEDAHGSEHVALVMGQPDAAPAPLVRVHSECLTGDALFSQRCDCGPQLEAAMKRIGEAGEGVLIYLRQEGRGIGLLNKIRAYGVQDREGADTVEANEALGFAPDARDYGVAAAMLSTLGVERLKLLTNNPQKVLGLEAAGIQVLERLPILAGRNPHNHAYLETKAAKFGHRLDQD from the coding sequence ATGACGAGTGAGCCTGCCAACCCGCCGGAATTAAAAGCCACCGAGACGGGTGAAGCCCGGCTGCCCACGCAATGGGGCGAGTTCCGGATTCACGGCTTTGAAGACGCCCACGGCAGTGAGCACGTGGCCCTGGTCATGGGCCAGCCCGACGCGGCGCCCGCGCCGCTGGTGCGCGTGCACTCCGAGTGCCTCACCGGTGATGCCCTCTTTAGCCAGCGCTGTGACTGTGGCCCGCAACTCGAGGCGGCCATGAAGCGGATTGGTGAGGCCGGCGAGGGCGTGCTGATTTACCTGCGCCAGGAAGGCCGCGGCATCGGACTTTTAAACAAAATTCGCGCCTATGGTGTGCAGGATCGTGAAGGGGCCGACACGGTCGAGGCCAACGAGGCGCTGGGCTTCGCGCCTGACGCCCGCGACTACGGGGTGGCGGCCGCCATGCTCAGCACCCTGGGCGTTGAGCGGCTCAAGCTGCTCACAAACAACCCGCAAAAGGTGCTTGGCCTTGAAGCCGCGGGTATTCAGGTACTTGAGCGATTGCCCATCCTGGCCGGGCGTAATCCCCATAACCACGCCTATCTTGAAACCAAGGCCGCGAAGTTCGGCCACCGCCTTGATCAGGACTGA
- a CDS encoding LysE family translocator — protein MSPGPSLALVVRNTVQQGRGAGLATALSHGLGVGLYALATALGLAALVATQQALFNGLTLAGSAYLLWLGARALRGTGRFEASTDAPVITKRPWGSVRDGLAMALLNPKIAVFFLALFSQFTRPDAGILEVAILAGTATAVDAGWYAAVALVLSGQGLSAWLRRYGVWIERLTGAVLVFLALTTAIRALGG, from the coding sequence ATGTCCCCGGGGCCCAGTCTGGCCCTGGTGGTTCGCAATACCGTCCAACAGGGCCGAGGCGCCGGCCTGGCCACGGCGCTGAGCCATGGTTTGGGCGTGGGGCTCTATGCACTGGCAACGGCCCTTGGCCTCGCCGCGCTCGTGGCCACCCAGCAGGCCCTGTTTAATGGGCTAACGCTCGCTGGATCGGCCTATCTGCTCTGGCTTGGCGCCCGTGCCCTGCGGGGTACCGGCCGATTTGAGGCGAGCACCGACGCGCCCGTCATCACCAAGCGGCCCTGGGGTAGCGTGCGCGATGGGCTGGCAATGGCGTTGCTCAATCCAAAAATCGCGGTCTTTTTCCTGGCGCTGTTCAGCCAGTTCACCCGCCCGGACGCCGGCATCCTTGAAGTGGCCATTCTCGCCGGCACGGCCACGGCCGTGGATGCAGGCTGGTATGCCGCTGTGGCCCTTGTGCTGTCAGGCCAGGGCCTCAGCGCGTGGCTGCGCCGTTATGGCGTCTGGATTGAGCGGCTGACCGGCGCGGTGCTCGTCTTCCTGGCCCTGACCACGGCGATCCGGGCCCTCGGGGGTTAA
- the folX gene encoding dihydroneopterin triphosphate 2'-epimerase: MANDGLQRPLSRIHIKDLRLRTFIGFNDEEQRKRQDVVVNIRIDYDALPAARGDAVAEALDYKTITKEVIAHVEDNRFLLLEKLVNDLVEIAMAHRPAVQAEVEVDKPHALRFSDSVSLTMSASRAPR; encoded by the coding sequence ATGGCCAACGACGGACTCCAGCGACCGCTCTCTCGCATCCACATCAAGGATCTGCGCCTGCGCACGTTTATCGGTTTTAACGATGAAGAGCAGCGCAAGCGCCAGGATGTGGTGGTCAACATCCGCATCGACTACGACGCGTTGCCCGCCGCCCGGGGCGATGCCGTCGCCGAAGCGCTCGACTATAAAACGATCACCAAGGAGGTGATCGCCCATGTCGAGGACAACCGCTTCCTGCTCCTGGAGAAGCTCGTCAACGACCTTGTCGAAATCGCCATGGCGCATCGCCCCGCGGTGCAGGCCGAGGTGGAAGTCGACAAGCCCCATGCGCTGCGCTTCTCCGATTCCGTCTCGCTGACCATGTCGGCGAGCCGCGCCCCCCGCTAA
- a CDS encoding glycosyltransferase — protein sequence MNIVMMTNTYLPHVGGVARSVSAFTEAYRDRGHRVLVVAPVFPNAPADEPDVVRIPAIQNFNGSDFSVVLPVPGRLDEALDAFEPDIIHAHHPFLIGSTALRVAAERNCPLVFTHHTLYESYTHYVPGDSPALKRFVVELSTSYANSADQVIAPSQSIADLLVDRGVETPIAVVPTGIDRAAFASGDGAAFRQAWGLDPDAPVMGHVGRLAEEKNLSYLTDALLKALAQSPRAQVLIVGEGAEHEAIADQVAQAGVGDRVCLTGALEWPALADAYAAMDLFAFASHTETQGLVLAEAMAAGAPVVALDAPGAREVLEDGANGRLLPADAGTSDFAAVLLEWLDWAERTPQAVRASLASTAEAYSLDHSADEALAVARQCLQAEATAPARRDHARAAWQSSLRRVQAEWSVIRGMARAAGRALSYPSQGVKR from the coding sequence ATGAACATCGTCATGATGACCAACACCTACCTCCCTCATGTGGGGGGTGTCGCCCGCTCCGTCTCGGCGTTTACCGAGGCGTATCGTGACCGCGGACATCGGGTGCTGGTCGTGGCGCCGGTCTTTCCGAATGCCCCGGCGGATGAGCCAGACGTGGTGCGCATCCCGGCCATTCAGAATTTCAACGGCAGCGATTTCTCGGTGGTGCTGCCGGTGCCCGGGCGCCTGGATGAGGCGCTGGATGCCTTCGAGCCCGACATCATTCACGCCCATCACCCGTTTCTGATTGGCTCGACGGCATTGCGGGTCGCCGCTGAGCGCAACTGTCCGCTGGTGTTCACGCATCACACACTCTACGAGAGCTACACCCATTACGTGCCCGGTGACTCGCCCGCCCTCAAGCGCTTTGTCGTCGAGCTCTCGACCAGTTATGCCAATAGTGCCGATCAGGTTATCGCCCCGAGTCAGAGCATTGCGGACCTGCTGGTCGACCGCGGCGTGGAGACGCCGATTGCTGTGGTGCCAACCGGCATTGACCGCGCGGCGTTTGCGAGTGGGGATGGCGCGGCATTTCGCCAAGCCTGGGGGCTCGATCCGGACGCGCCCGTCATGGGGCATGTGGGTCGTCTGGCCGAGGAGAAAAACCTGAGTTATCTCACGGATGCCCTGCTGAAGGCCCTGGCACAGTCCCCGCGTGCGCAGGTCTTGATCGTCGGCGAGGGAGCTGAGCACGAGGCGATTGCCGACCAGGTGGCGCAGGCGGGCGTGGGAGATCGGGTCTGTCTGACCGGCGCGCTGGAATGGCCGGCCCTGGCGGATGCGTATGCTGCCATGGACCTGTTTGCGTTTGCCTCGCACACGGAAACCCAGGGCCTGGTGCTCGCTGAGGCCATGGCCGCTGGTGCACCCGTGGTTGCTTTGGATGCACCCGGTGCGCGCGAGGTGCTTGAGGATGGCGCCAATGGCCGATTGTTGCCTGCTGATGCAGGCACGTCGGACTTTGCCGCCGTCCTGCTGGAATGGCTGGACTGGGCCGAAAGAACACCGCAGGCTGTCCGCGCGTCACTGGCCTCAACCGCCGAGGCCTATTCGCTTGATCACTCGGCAGACGAGGCGCTGGCCGTTGCCCGGCAGTGTCTGCAGGCTGAGGCTACCGCGCCCGCGCGCCGTGACCATGCCCGCGCCGCCTGGCAAAGCAGTCTGCGGCGGGTGCAGGCGGAGTGGTCCGTGATCCGTGGCATGGCGCGAGCCGCCGGCCGAGCACTCAGTTACCCATCACAAGGAGTCAAACGATGA
- a CDS encoding efflux RND transporter permease subunit yields MRALIAAAFSRSRSVTLVLLLVLAMGTIAYQDIPKEAEPDVNIPVIYVSMAYEGISPEDAERLLVRPMERELSSIEGLDEIKGTATEGFASVTLEFDAGFDADRALDDVREGVDIAKSELPQGAEEPRVSEVNVALFPVLTVGLSGPVPERALIDVAEDLQDRIEALPGVLEADIGGNREEQLEVAVDDRVMQTYDVSYADLFNLVDRNNRLIAAGALDTGAGRLSVKVPGVIENMDDVLGLPVKVDGDRVVTFSDVATVRRTFKDPNEFARINGQPAVTLEVSKRLGANIIEVNDQIRSIVAEVGAEWPSSLEVTYLQDRSEDIRTMLRDLQNNVVTAVVLVMIVVVAVMGWRPALLVGLAIPGAFLTGILAVHAMGYTMNIVVLFSLILVVGMLVDAAIVVVELAERRMTEGWSPTEAYRYGAQRMSWPITAATVTTLAVFVPLLFWSGLVGQFMKYLPITVLVTLAASLVMALIFIPVLGGWFARPGGHQGAHFERIRIAESGDLTTLTGFSGAYARFLGGALQRPGSVALFMLAAVISTYIAYGRFGAGVEFFPSTEPDYARVQVQARGDLSIYEKDELVRAVEERLADFDEVEFAYTRVFADPTRTGGQSLARDAIGIVQLDFVDWTRRRPAEAIVGDIRGALGDIPGIRVQITQQQQGPGQAKPIELQLSGLSDQLDAGVERVRERMRELGGFADVQDNRPLPGIDWSLQVDRERAARYNADVQLVGNAVQLVTNGVLIADYRPDDADDELDIRVRFPVEQRSLDHLGQLRVPTQYGQVPVSNFVDFVPTPKVGTLERIDSQRVLTISADVESGRLVDERVQALRASLQSEPPPEGVQVSFKGEDEDQREAQAFLSQAFVVSIALMGIILVTQFNSLYQTTLVLSAIVLSSAGVLLGLMITQRPFSIVMGGVGMIALAGIVVNNNIVLIDTYNALRAEGMAVREAIIRTAAQRLRPVLLTSVTTVLGLMPMVLKLNVDLLGRNLEFNAPSTQWWAQLSATIAGGLTFATVLTLVLTPCLLMLGHNASEAVGRWRNR; encoded by the coding sequence ATGCGGGCCCTGATTGCCGCGGCGTTCAGTCGCAGCCGCTCGGTCACCCTGGTGCTGCTCCTGGTGCTGGCGATGGGCACGATTGCCTACCAGGACATCCCCAAGGAGGCTGAGCCCGACGTTAATATCCCCGTGATTTACGTCTCCATGGCCTACGAGGGCATCTCGCCCGAGGACGCGGAGCGCCTGTTAGTGCGGCCCATGGAGCGCGAACTCTCGAGCATCGAGGGCCTCGACGAGATCAAGGGCACGGCAACCGAGGGGTTTGCCTCGGTCACCCTCGAGTTTGACGCGGGTTTTGACGCCGACCGCGCCCTCGATGATGTCCGCGAGGGCGTGGATATCGCCAAATCCGAGCTCCCCCAGGGCGCTGAAGAACCCCGGGTGAGCGAGGTGAACGTCGCACTTTTCCCGGTACTGACCGTGGGGCTCTCGGGTCCGGTGCCCGAGCGCGCGCTGATCGATGTGGCCGAAGACCTGCAGGATCGGATCGAGGCGCTGCCCGGCGTGCTCGAGGCGGATATCGGCGGCAATCGCGAGGAGCAGCTTGAGGTAGCGGTGGATGACCGGGTCATGCAGACCTACGACGTCTCCTACGCTGATCTGTTCAACCTGGTGGACCGGAATAACCGATTGATTGCGGCAGGGGCGCTCGATACGGGCGCGGGTCGGCTCTCGGTCAAGGTCCCGGGGGTGATCGAGAACATGGACGATGTCCTCGGCCTGCCGGTCAAAGTGGATGGCGACCGGGTTGTGACGTTTTCCGACGTCGCCACGGTCCGGCGCACGTTCAAGGACCCCAACGAATTCGCGCGCATTAATGGCCAGCCGGCGGTGACGCTGGAGGTCTCCAAGCGGCTTGGCGCCAATATCATCGAGGTCAATGACCAGATCCGCAGCATCGTGGCCGAAGTGGGTGCCGAGTGGCCGTCCTCGCTGGAGGTGACCTACCTCCAGGACCGCTCCGAGGACATTCGCACCATGCTGCGCGACCTGCAGAACAACGTGGTGACCGCCGTCGTGCTGGTCATGATCGTGGTGGTGGCGGTGATGGGCTGGCGCCCGGCATTGCTGGTGGGCCTGGCCATTCCCGGGGCTTTTCTGACCGGCATCCTGGCGGTCCACGCCATGGGCTACACGATGAACATCGTCGTGTTGTTCAGCCTAATTCTCGTGGTGGGCATGCTGGTGGACGCGGCCATTGTGGTCGTGGAGCTGGCTGAGCGACGCATGACCGAGGGCTGGTCGCCCACCGAGGCCTACCGCTATGGCGCTCAGCGCATGAGCTGGCCGATTACCGCCGCCACGGTGACAACGCTCGCGGTGTTCGTGCCGCTGCTCTTCTGGAGCGGGCTGGTCGGGCAGTTCATGAAATACCTGCCGATCACTGTGCTGGTCACGCTGGCGGCATCACTGGTGATGGCGCTGATTTTTATTCCGGTACTGGGGGGGTGGTTTGCGCGCCCGGGTGGGCATCAGGGGGCGCATTTCGAGCGAATCCGCATCGCCGAGAGCGGTGATCTGACAACGCTCACGGGCTTTAGTGGTGCGTATGCCCGTTTCCTGGGCGGAGCCTTGCAACGCCCGGGATCTGTGGCCCTTTTTATGTTGGCCGCGGTTATTAGCACCTACATTGCGTATGGCCGCTTCGGCGCGGGTGTGGAGTTCTTCCCGTCCACTGAGCCGGATTACGCCCGGGTTCAGGTCCAGGCCCGGGGGGATTTGTCGATTTATGAAAAAGATGAACTCGTCCGCGCGGTAGAAGAGCGGCTCGCCGATTTTGACGAGGTCGAGTTCGCCTATACGCGCGTCTTTGCCGATCCCACGCGCACCGGGGGGCAGTCACTGGCACGGGATGCCATAGGCATTGTGCAGCTCGATTTTGTGGACTGGACCCGTCGGCGCCCGGCCGAAGCCATTGTGGGTGATATTCGCGGCGCCCTCGGGGACATCCCCGGGATTCGTGTGCAGATTACCCAGCAGCAACAGGGACCGGGCCAGGCCAAGCCCATCGAGCTGCAGCTCTCCGGGTTGTCCGATCAACTGGATGCGGGGGTGGAGCGCGTTCGTGAGCGCATGCGTGAACTCGGCGGTTTTGCTGATGTGCAGGATAACCGGCCGTTGCCGGGCATCGACTGGTCGCTGCAAGTCGATCGCGAGCGCGCAGCCCGCTACAACGCCGATGTCCAACTGGTGGGTAACGCCGTGCAACTAGTCACCAATGGCGTGCTCATTGCTGATTACCGCCCCGACGATGCCGATGACGAGCTCGATATTCGGGTGCGCTTTCCGGTGGAGCAGCGCAGCCTCGATCACCTCGGCCAACTACGAGTGCCCACGCAGTATGGTCAGGTGCCAGTTAGCAACTTCGTGGACTTCGTGCCCACCCCCAAGGTGGGCACGCTTGAGCGCATCGACAGCCAGCGCGTCCTGACCATCAGCGCGGATGTGGAAAGTGGCCGACTGGTGGATGAGCGCGTTCAGGCGCTGCGTGCCTCACTGCAATCCGAGCCGCCGCCGGAGGGCGTGCAGGTGAGCTTCAAGGGCGAGGACGAGGATCAACGCGAGGCGCAGGCCTTTCTCTCGCAAGCCTTTGTTGTGTCCATTGCGCTGATGGGCATCATTCTGGTCACGCAGTTCAACAGTCTCTACCAGACCACGCTGGTGCTCTCGGCCATTGTGCTCTCGAGTGCGGGCGTGTTGCTGGGGCTGATGATCACCCAGCGGCCATTCAGCATCGTGATGGGCGGGGTGGGCATGATCGCGCTGGCCGGCATTGTTGTGAACAACAACATTGTGCTGATTGATACCTACAACGCCCTGCGCGCGGAGGGCATGGCGGTGCGCGAGGCCATTATTCGCACGGCCGCCCAGCGCCTGCGCCCGGTGTTGCTGACCTCGGTGACCACGGTGCTCGGGCTGATGCCGATGGTGCTCAAGCTCAACGTCGACCTCCTCGGCCGCAACCTCGAGTTCAATGCCCCCTCGACGCAGTGGTGGGCGCAGCTGTCCGCGACGATTGCCGGCGGGCTCACGTTCGCTACTGTGCTCACGCTTGTGCTCACGCCCTGCCTGCTCATGCTGGGCCACAACGCCAGTGAGGCGGTCGGCCGCTGGCGGAACCGCTAG